Proteins encoded by one window of Nomascus leucogenys isolate Asia chromosome 19, Asia_NLE_v1, whole genome shotgun sequence:
- the SLC30A3 gene encoding zinc transporter 3, which yields MRSSPELGWWGAPAALTGLWRGEMGLWQWGRGLRVGRGRGAWRRGLGSSPHAGRGSGGSGICSSDSARHSRCSSLHSGGPAALRGSRGSAGCSDLARGRPGLSLPRWGLDGRGNGNMEPSPAAGGSETTRLVSPRDRGGAGGSLRLKSLFTEPSEPLPEESKPVEMPFHHCHRDPLPPPGLTPERLHARRQLYAACAVCFVFMAGEVVGGYLAHSLAIMTDAAHLLADVGSMMGSLFSLWLSTRPATRTMTFGWHRSETLGALASVVSLWMVTGILLYLAFIRLLHSDYHIEGGAMLLTASIAVCANLLMAFVLHQAGPPHSHGSRGAEYAPLEEGPEEPLPLGNTSVRAAFVHVLGDLLQSFGVLAASILIYFKPQYKAADPISTFLFSICALGSTAPTLRDVLRILMEGTPRNVGFEPVRDTLLSVPGVRATHELHLWALTLTYHVASAHLAIDSTADPEAVLAEASSRLYSRFGFSSCTLQVEQYQPEMAQCLRCQEPPQA from the exons ATGAGGAGTTCTCCAGAACTCGGGTGGTGGGGCGCTCCCGCCGCCCTCACCGGGCTCTGGCGCGGGGAAATGGGGCTTTGGCAGTGGGGGCGGGGCTTAAGGGTGGGGAGAGGCCGGGGAGCCTGGAGGCGGGGCTTGGGGAGCTCGCCCCACGCGGGGCGGGGCTCCGGCGGCAGCGGGATCTGCAGTTCGGACTCCGCGCGCCACAGTCGCTGCAGTTCGCTCCACTCTGGTGGCCCCGCCGCCCTGCGGGGATCCCGGGGGTCGGCGGGCTGCTCGGACTTGGCGCGGGGCCGGCCCGGCCTCTCCCTCCCTCGGTGGGGCCTAGACGGTCGGGGCAACGGGAACATGGAGCCCTCTCCCGCCGCTGGGGGCTCGGAGACCACTCGCCTGGTGAGCCCCCGGGACCGCGGTGGCGCCGGCGGCAGCCTGCGTTTGAAGAG tctcttcacAGAGCCCTCAGAACCCCTCCCTGAGGAGTCCAAACCTGTGGAGATGCCCTTCCACCACTGCCACAGGGACCCCCTGCCGCCGCCGGGCCTCACCCCCGAGAGGCTGCATGCACGGAGGCAGCTGTATGCTGCCTGTGCCGTGTGCTTTGtcttcatggctggggaggtggtCG GCGGGTATCTGGCACATAGCCTGGCCATCATGACCGATGCAGCCCATTTGCTGGCGGATGTGGGCAGCATGATGGGCAGCCTCTTCTCCCTCTGGCTCTCCACCCGTCCAGCCACCCGCACCATGACCTTTGGCTGGCACCGTTCAG AGACTCTGGGGGCTTTGGCCTCTGTGGTCTCCCTCTGGATGGTCACTGGCATCCTCCTGTACCTGGCCTTCATCCGCCTGCTGCACAGCGACTACCACATCGAGGGGGGTGCCATGCTGCTGACCGCCAGCATCGCAGTCTGTGCCAACCTGTT AATGGCCTTTGTGCTGCACCAGGCTGGGCCCCCCCACAGCCACGGGTCTAGGGGAGCAGAGTATGCACCGCTGGAGGAGGGGCCTGAAGAGCCCCTGCCCCTGGGGAACACCAGCGTCCGGGCAGCGTTTGTGCATGTGCTGGGGGACCTCCTGCAGAGCTTTGGGGTACTGGCTGCCTCCATCCTCATCTACTTCAAG cctcaataCAAGGCAGCCGACCCCATCAGCAccttcctcttctccatctgTGCCCTTGGATCCACGGCTCCCACCCTCCGAGACGTTCTTCGAATCCTCATGGAAG GTACCCCCCGCAATGTGGGGTTCGAACCTGTGCGGGATACGCTGTTGTCGGTGCCAGGAGTCCGGGCAACCCATGAGCTGCACCTGTGGGCCCTTACACTCACTTACCACGTTGCCTCTGCACACCTGGCCATCG ACTCCACCGCTGACCCTGAAGCCGTCCTGGCTGAAGCCTCATCCCGGCTCTACTCCCGGTTTGGATTCTCCAGTTGCACCCTGCAGGTAGAGCAGTACCAGCCGGAGATGGCCCAGTGCCTGCGCTGCCAGGAGCCACCCCAAGCCTGA